One Hevea brasiliensis isolate MT/VB/25A 57/8 chromosome 5, ASM3005281v1, whole genome shotgun sequence genomic region harbors:
- the LOC110650129 gene encoding UDP-glycosyltransferase 86A1 — protein MEDAQDKPHAIMVPCPLQGHVVPFVHLATKLASNGFTITFINTEKIHLQITKSAPTNTTQDDIFTEARKSGLDIHYATINDGFPLGFDRFLNSEQYMEGLIHVFPAHVDNFVGKLVLKNPQVTCLIADTFFVWPSMIANKYNLVNVSFWTEPAMVFTIYYHLNLLKINGHYASHDNREDAIDYIPGVDSIEPKDLPSYLQAPNTIGVAVRMIYKAIFEDVKEADFVLCNTVQELEPKTISALQEKQPFYPIGPTFLLNGFTKTTVATSLWSHSDCTQWLQSKPRGSVLYVSFGSLAFCSKEDLAELAHGLLLSEVSFIWVLRPGILGSDDTDFLPVGFEDEIKDRGLVVPWCCQISVISHPKVGGFLTHCGWNSILDTIWFNVPMLCYPLFTDQITNRKLVVDDWKIGLNLCDRKPIRRDEIAENINRLMSGKSANDLKKNMEKIKEKVENAVSSAGSSEKNVKQFIGDLKVKISQVGR, from the exons ATGGAGGATGCACAAGACAAGCCTCATGCAATCATGGTACCCTGCCCTCTCCAAGGACATGTCGTCCCTTTTGTTCATCTTGCAACAAAGCTAGCATCCAATGGCTTCACCATTACCTTCATCAACACAGAAAAAATCCACCTTCAGATCACGAAATCTGCTCCTACCAATACCACCCAAGACGATATCTTCACTGAAGCTCGTAAATCTGGCCTAGACATACACTATGCAACCATAAATGATGGATTTCCTTTAGGGTTTGACAGATTTCTCAACTCAGAGCAATACATGGAGGGCCTTATACATGTCTTCCCAGCTCATGTTGATAATTTTGTTGGAAAGTTAGTGCTCAAAAATCCACAAGTCACTTGCTTAATCGCGGACACTTTCTTTGTGTGGCCATCAATGATTGCTAACAAGTATAATCTTGTTAATGTTTCATTTTGGACTGAACCAGCTATGGTTTTCACTATCTACTATCACTTGAACCTCCTCAAGATTAATGGTCATTATGCTTCCCatg ATAATCGAGAGGACGCCATAGATTATATACCAGGAGTGGATAGTATAGAGCCCAAGGACTTACCCTCATATCTTCAAGCTCCAAATACAATAGGTGTGGCGGTGAGGATGATCTACAAGGCAATATTTGAGGATGTGAAAGAAGCAGATTTTGTTCTTTGCAACACAGTACAAGAACTTGAACCCAAAACCATCTCAGCCCTTCAAGAGAAACAACCATTCTATCCCATCGGACCAACCTTCCTCCTGAATGGGTTCACAAAGACCACTGTGGCTACTAGCCTGTGGTCTCACTCAGACTGCACCCAGTGGCTCCAATCCAAGCCTCGTGGTTCAGTTTTGTATGTCTCATTTGGTTCCCTTGCCTTTTGCAGCAAGGAGGATCTTGCAGAATTAGCCCATGGGCTCTTGCTTAGTGAAGTGAGTTTTATTTGGGTACTTCGTCCAGGTATTTTAGGTTCTGATGATACTGATTTTCTACCCGTTGGATTTGAAGATGAGATCAAAGATAGAGGATTGGTTGTGCCATGGTGCTGCCAAATTTCAGTTATTTCACATCCAAAGGTTGGAGGTTTTCTAACACATTGTGGGTGGAACTCTATATTGGATACTATATGGTTTAACGTCCCAATGTTGTGTTATCCTCTGTTTACTGATCAAATTACTAATAGAAAGTTAGTGGTTGATGATTGGAAGATTGGGCTCAATCTTTGTGATAGGAAGCCAATCAGAAGAGATGAAATCGCAGAAAATATCAACCGTTTGATGAGTGGAAAATCAGCCAATGACTTGAAAAAGAATATGGAGAAAATTAAAGAGAAGGTAGAGAATGCAGTATCCAGCGCTGGATCGTCAGAAAAAAATGTCAAGCAGTTTATTGGTGATCTTAAGGTCAAAATTTCCCAAGTGGGAAGATGA
- the LOC110650120 gene encoding cell division cycle protein 48 homolog — protein MNFFSFKTRKGAYCLPSPINTRSDPNLFISPKFAFLFSFLYLSTMSNQAESSDSKGTKRDFSTAILERKKAPNRLVVDEATNDDNSVVSLHPDTMEKLQLFRGDTILIKGKKRKDTICIALADDTCDEPKIRMNKVVRSNLRVRLGDVVSVHQCPDVKYGKRVHILPIDDTIEGVTGNLFDAYLKPYFLEAYRPVRKGDLFLVRGGMRSVEFKVIETDPAEYCVVAPDTEIFCEGEPVRREDENRLDEVGYDDVGGVRKQMAQIRELVELPLRHPQLFKSIGVKPPKGILLYGPPGSGKTLIARAVANETGAFFFCINGPEIMSKLAGESESNLRKAFEEAEKNAPSIIFIDEIDSIAPKREKTHGEVERRIVSQLLTLMDGLKSRAHVIVIGATNRPNSIDPALRRFGRFDREIDIGVPDEVGRLEVLRIHTKNMKLAEDVDLERIAKDTHGYVGADLAALCTEAALQCIREKMDVIDLEDESIDAEILNSMAVTNEHFQTALGTSNPSALRETVVEVPNVSWEDIGGLENVKRELQETVQYPVEHPEKFEKFGMSPSKGVLFYGPPGCGKTLLAKAIANECQANFISVKGPELLTMWFGESEANVREIFDKARQSAPCVLFFDELDSIATQRGSSVGDAGGAADRVLNQLLTEMDGMSAKKTVFIIGATNRPDIIDPALLRPGRLDQLIYIPLPDEDSRHQIFKACLRKSPVSKDVDLRALAKYTQGFSGADITEICQRACKYAIRENIEKDIERERRRRENPEAMEEDVEDDVAEIKAAHFEESMKYARRSVSDADIRKYQAFAQTLQQSRGFGTEFRFSEASGAATGTDPFVASAGGADDDDLYN, from the exons atgaactTTTTTTCTTTCAAAACAAGGAAAGGAGCTTACTGCTTACCCTCTCCTATAAATACCCGTTCAGATCCCAATTTGTTTATTTCACCCAAATTTGCATTTCTGTTTAGCTTTCTTTATCTCTCGACCATGTCTAACCAAGCCGAATCCTCTGACTC TAAGGGAACAAAGAGGGATTTTAGTACTGCGATTTTGGAGCGCAAGAAGGCTCCGAACCGGCTCGTTGTTGATGAGGCTACCAATGATGATAACTCGGTTGTCTCTCTCCACCCCGATACCATGGAGAAGCTCCAGCTCTTTCGGGGTGACACGATCTTAATTAAG GGTAAGAAAAGGAAAGATACAATCTGCATTGCGCTTGCTGATGACACATGTGATGAGCCAAAGATCAGGATGAACAAGGTTGTGAGGTCGAACCTGAGGGTTAGGCTTGGAGATGTCGTCTCTGTGCACCAATGTCCTGATGTCAAATATGGAAAGCGTGTTCACATACTGCCTATAGATGACACAATTGAAGGGGTCACTGGAAATCTCTTTGATGCATACTTGAAGC CTTATTTCCTGGAGGCATATCGCCCAGTCAGGAAGGGTGATCTCTTCCTTGTGAGGGGGGGAATGAGAAGCGTGGAGTTCAAGGTTATTGAGACTGACCCTGCAGAGTACTGTGTGGTTGCCCCAGACACTGAGATTTTCTGTGAGGGAGAGCCTGTGAGGAGGGAAGATGAAAATAGATTGGATGAAGTTGGCTATGATGATGTTGGTGGTGTTAGAAAACAGATGGCTCAGATTCGGGAGTTGGTGGAGCTTCCACTGAGACATCCACAGCTATTCAaatcaattggtgtgaagccgcCAAAAGGAATTCTACTTTATGGACCTCCTGGTTCTGGGAAGACTCTAATTGCCCGGGCCGTTGCCAATGAAACTGGTGCTTTTTTCTTCTGTATTAATGGACCTGAGATCATGTCCAAATTGGCTGGGGAAAGTGAAAGCAATCTCAGAAAAGCTTTTGAGGAAGCAGAGAAGAATGCACCATCCATTATTTTTATTGATGAGATTGATTCAATTGCTCCTAAGCGGGAGAAGACGCATGGTGAAGTTGAGAGGAGGATAGTCTCCCAGCTCTTGACACTTATGGATGGACTTAAATCCCGTGCTCATGTTATTGTCATTGGGGCCACAAATCGTCCCAACAGCATAGACCCAGCTTTGAGAAGGTTTGGTAGATTTGATAGGGAAATTGATATTGGTGTTCCAGATGAAGTTGGGCGTCTTGAGgttcttcgaatccatacaaagAATATGAAGCTTGCTGAAGAT GTTGATTTAGAAAGAATTGCCAAAGACACACATGGTTATGTTGGTGCTGATTTAGCTGCTCTTTGCACTGAGGCTGCACTTCAGTGCATCAGGGAGAAGATGGATGTGATAGACTTGGAAGATGAGTCGATAGATGCTGAGATACTTAACTCTATGGCAGTTACTAATGAACACTTCCAAACTGCACTTGGAACAAGCAACCCATCTGCTTTGCGTGAAACA GTTGTTGAAGTGCCTAATGTGAGCTGGGAAGATATTGGAGGTCTTGAGAATGTTAAGCGAGAGCTTCAGGAG ACTGTTCAATATCCAGTGGAGCATCCTgagaaatttgagaagtttggaatGTCACCCTCTAAGGGGGTTCTTTTCTATGGCCCTCCTGGATGTGGGAAAACTCTTCTGGCTAAAGCTATTGCAAATGAATGCCAGGCAAATTTCATCAGTGTCAAGGGTCCTGAGTTGCTTACAATGTGGTTTGGTGAGAGTGAAGCCAATGTGAGAGAAATTTTTGATAAGGCTCGCCAATCTGCTCCTTGTGTCCTCTTTTTTGACGAACTTGACTCAATTGCTACTCAG AGAGGAAGCAGTGTAGGAGATGCGGGGGGTGCTGCTGATAGGGTTTTGAACCAACTTCTGACAGAGATGGATGGCATGTCTGCAAAGAAAACTGTTTTTATAATTGGAGCCACTAATAGACCTGACATCATTGATCCTGCACTTTTGCGCCCTGGCCGTCTTGATCAGTTGATTTACATCCCTCTTCCTGATGAGGATTCTCGTCATCAAATTTTCAAGGCTTGCTTGAGGAAATCACCAGTTTCCAAAGATGTTGATCTGAGAGCACTTGCCAAGTATACTCAGGGCTTTAGTGGTGCTGATATTACTGAGATTTGCCAGCGTGCTTGCAAATATGCTATTAGAGAGAACATTGAAAAG GATATTGAGAGGGAAAGGAGGCGTAGAGAGAACCCAGAAGCAATGGAGGAAGATGTTGAGGATGATGTGGCAGAGATCAAGGCAGCACATTTTGAGGAGTCAATGAAGTATGCCCGTAGGAGTGTGAGCGATGCTGATATTCGCAAATACCAGGCATTTGCTCAAACTTTGCAACAATCAAGAGGCTTTGGAACTGAATTCAGGTTTTCTGAAGCTAGTGGTGCAGCTACTGGAACTGATCCTTTTGTAGCTTCTGCTGGCGGGGCTGATGATGATGACCTTTACAATTAA
- the LOC110650113 gene encoding small polypeptide DEVIL 16-like, whose translation MADEERNNTFNNHAVCEPCRTFGQKCSHLVKKQRAKFYILRRCIAMLICWHERERGEP comes from the coding sequence ATGGCTGACGAGGAAAGGAACAACACCTTTAATAACCATGCTGTATGCGAACCCTGCAGAACTTTTGGCCAGAAATGCAGCCATTTGGTGAAGAAGCAACGGGCCAAGTTCTACATTCTCCGCCGGTGCATAGCCATGCTTATTTGCTGGCATGAGCGCGAGCGTGGAGAGCCCTGA